The following proteins are co-located in the Gordonia polyisoprenivorans genome:
- the rpe gene encoding ribulose-phosphate 3-epimerase, translated as MSSPIAPMIAPSILSADFANLAAEADAVSGPGPSRADWLHVDVMDAHFVPNLTLGLPVVESLLKATDIPLDCHLMIDDPGRWAPPYAEAGAYNVTFHAEATDDPIAVAKDIRAAGGKAGLALKPGTPLEPYLEILRDFDTLLVMSVEPGFGGQKFMPEVLDKVREIRTIVDAGELRLLVEIDGGIHDGTIAEAAEAGVDCFVAGSAVYGPADAGAAVAALREKATAARAHAH; from the coding sequence ATGAGTTCCCCGATTGCCCCGATGATCGCCCCGTCGATCCTCTCGGCCGACTTCGCCAACCTCGCCGCCGAGGCCGACGCGGTCTCCGGACCGGGACCCTCGCGCGCCGACTGGTTGCACGTGGACGTGATGGACGCCCACTTCGTCCCCAATCTCACCCTCGGGCTGCCGGTCGTGGAGAGCCTGCTCAAGGCCACCGACATCCCGCTCGACTGTCACCTGATGATCGACGATCCCGGTCGCTGGGCCCCGCCGTACGCCGAGGCCGGTGCCTACAACGTCACCTTCCACGCCGAGGCGACCGACGACCCGATCGCCGTCGCCAAGGACATCCGGGCCGCGGGCGGAAAAGCCGGCCTCGCCCTCAAGCCGGGCACCCCGCTCGAGCCGTACCTGGAGATCCTGCGTGACTTCGACACCCTGCTCGTGATGAGCGTCGAACCGGGTTTCGGCGGCCAGAAGTTCATGCCCGAGGTACTCGACAAGGTGCGCGAGATCCGCACGATCGTCGACGCCGGTGAGTTGCGGCTGCTCGTGGAGATCGACGGGGGCATCCACGACGGGACGATCGCGGAGGCCGCCGAGGCCGGCGTCGATTGCTTCGTCGCCGGGTCCGCGGTCTACGGTCCCGCCGACGCCGGTGCCGCCGTCGCGGCGTTGCGTGAGAAGGCAACGGCCGCACGGGCTCACGCACACTGA